The following are encoded together in the Diabrotica undecimpunctata isolate CICGRU chromosome 7, icDiaUnde3, whole genome shotgun sequence genome:
- the LOC140446684 gene encoding uncharacterized protein, which produces MPNIGGPKTERRRALHSVVQSIVLYAAPVWSSAALTKEYRKQLTRANRKSLLRVACAYRTVSAEALGVITGCIPMHVLVKERERIYERRNEDIATERLKKEERKGSIIVWQEEWDELRPVNSCNLFTVIVAIFR; this is translated from the coding sequence ATGCCCAACATCGGAGGGCCCAAAACTGAGAGGAGGAGGGCCCTTCATTCTGTTGtgcaatcgatcgtcctctacgctgcGCCTGTCTGGAGCTCTGCAGCTTTAACAAAGGAGTACAGAAAGCAGCTCACCCGAGCAAATAGGAAGAGTCTATTGAGGGTAGCGTGTGCATACAGAACAGTTTCTGCCGAGGCGTTAGGAGTTATCACCGGGTGTATTCCGATGCACGTGCTAGTGAAGGAAAGAGAAAGAATATACGAGAGAAGAAATGAAGACATAGCAACagaacgtttaaaaaaagaagaaaggaaagGGTCCATAATAGTGTGGCAAGAGGAATGGGATGAGTTAAGACCAGTTAATTCTTGTAATTTATTCACAGTTAtagttgctatttttcgctaa